DNA from Amycolatopsis sp. DSM 110486:
ACGGGTGCGCTACGAGCCGGACGAGCTGCGCGAAATCGCGGAAACCCTGGTGACGTCACTGTTCGGTCGTTGAGCCTGAGTTGACGCGTTGCCCGTCACGGCGGAGCAGGGGGCCGAGAATCCCGCGGTTCAGCTCGATGGCCGCCCGCACGGCGGTCTCACCGAAGAAACACAGGCTCTTCTCGTGGTGATCGCCGACGACGCCGAACGACAGGTCTTTCGACACGAAGATCAGGTAGTCCCCGTTGGGGTAGTGGGTGTACTCCCAGCCGTCGAGGTCCGTGATGTCCGTGACGCGGTGCGGCCGGTACTGAGTCGACGGGTGCGCGGAGTCGTGTGAGAACACCGAGTCCCAGTATTCGGTGCAGGCGCGCAGGACGTCGCACACGAGTTGCGCGACTGGCTGCATCGGCGCCGGACCGAGCGCCCAGCACACCGACGACGCCGGCTCCTTGATCGCCGGCCAGGAGGCCGGATCGGGGCCGCGCCGGAAGCCGAATTCGGTGGCGAACTCGGCCCACAGTTCGCGCTGGAGCTCCCAGTCGAGTTCGACCCAAGCGAATTCCGGCACGACGGGAGCCTACCGGGCATCGCGAGGGGCATTGCCGTTTCGGCAACAAAGTACTTCGCGCTGCCGCGCCGGCCGGAGCACGAGGCGCTGCACCGGTTGCTCGCCTCGGTCGCGCCCGGGGGCACGCTGCTCGTCGCCGGGCACGATCCCGGCGACGAGGGCGTGGACTACGCCGGCTACTACCGGCCCGACGAGATCGCGCGGCTCCTCGGCGGCGAGTGGACGATCCTGGTCCACGAGTCCCGGCCCCGGAACAGGCCGGGGCCGGAGGGCACTCACCACACCCGCGACGTCGTCCTGCGCGCGGTCAATTCCGGCGGGGAGCCAGCAGCAGGGCGGTGAAAGTGATCGCGCACGCCACCACGATGTACAGCGCGATCACCCACGACCCGCCGAACCCCGCGAACAACGCGGCCGCGATGAACGGCGCCGGGCCGCTCGTGATCAAGCCGCCGACCTGGTACGCGACCGAAACGCCCGTGTAGCGGTGTTCCGCGCCGAACAGCTCGGCGAGGAAGCCGGCCATGGCGCTGTAGGTGGTGGCGTGGCCCAGGGTTGCGAGCAGGAACATCGCGAGCAGCACCGCGGCCGGCGCGCCTGAGTCGAGGAGCCAGAAGAAGGGGAACGCGACGGCGGCCGAGTACACCGCGCCGCCGAGGAGGACCTTCCGGCGGCCGATGCGGTCGGCGAGAATGGCGACCAAGGGCACGGCCGCGATGTCGACCAGTGAAGCCACGATGAGGCAGGTCAGCACCGTGCCCCGGGACACCCCCGCGGAGTTCGGCCCGTACGACAGCACGAAAACGCTCGCGATGTAGAACGGGACGTTCGTGCCCGCCTGCGCGAAAATCCCGACGAGCACCGCGCGCAGTGACCGTCGCAGGGTGTCCCGCAAAGGAAACGTGGGCACGTCGGGGCGCTTGAACTCCGGGGACTCCTCGAGCCGCGACCGCACGTACAGTCCGACGAGGATGAGCACCGCACTCGCCAGGAACGGCAGGCGCCAGCCCCAGCTCAGCAGCTGGTCCTTCGGCAGTTGCTGCACCGCGAGGAACGCCGACGCCGACAGCACGAGACCCGCGGGCACCCCGGCCTGCGGCCAGCTGCCGTAGAACGCGCGCCGGTGCGGCGGGGCGTGTTCGACGGCCATCAGCACCGCGCCGCCCCACTCGCCGCCGACGGCGAAGCCCTGCAGCAGCCGCACGAGCACCAGCAGGATCGGTGCGGCGACGCCGATCTGGCCGTACGTCGGCAACAGGCCGATGGCGACCGTGCCGCCGCCCATCAGCAGCAGCGACAGGAAGAGCATCCGCTTGCGGCCGATCCGGTCGCCGAAGTGGCCGAACACGATGCCGCCGAGCGGGCGCGCCACGAAGGCGACCCCGAACGTCGCGAAGGCCGCCAGGGTGCCGGCCAGCGGGTTGAGCGTGGGGAAGAACTGGGCGTTGAAAACGAGTGTGGCCGCCGAGCCGAAGAGGAAGAAGTCATACCACTCGACGGCGGTCCCGACGAAACTCGCGAACGCCACGCGCGCGGGTCTGACCCGCGTCGCCTGCTGCTGCTCGACAACCACAACTACCTCCAACGTCATCGGGGGAGACGGCGCGCGAACGGCGCGCCAGTGGTGGCCGCCACCGGTCCCGGACCAGCGGCGGACGGACCAGGCCGGCGATCTTCAAGCCTGTGACCTGGGATGTTGCGCGGAACTATAGCCGTACCGACCGATCGGTACAAGACCCTGTGAGCTGTGAGTCAACGCTCCTGCCCCGCCCGGCGAGGCCTGCTGCCCGCGCCGCCGCGCAACGGGTAGAACAACTGTGGTGAGCGACGAAGTGTCCTTTCGCGACTTCGAGGTTTTCCTCGCGTTCGCCCGGAACGAGCACTTCGTCCGCGCGGCGGAGGAGCTCGGCGTCAACGCGACGACGGTGCAGCGCAGCGTCCGCGCGCTGGAGCGCAAGCTGGGGGTCGACCTCGTCGAGCAGCACGGGCGCCGCGTCCGGCTGCGCGACGCCGGCCGGGTGCTCGCGCGCGAGGCGAGCTCGGTGCTGCGCAGGCGCGCCGACGCGATCGTCACCACGCGTGCCGCTTCAGGGGATCTGCGGCAGGTGCTGCGCATCGCGCACACGTTCTCCCTCGGGCTCGGCTTCGTGCCGGAGGTGCTGGCGGGCCTCCTCGAACGCCACCCCGACCTGAGGTTCCGCTGCCACCAGAGCTCCGCGACGGACGCGGTCACCCACCTGCTGCGCGGCGACGCCGACGTGGTGCTCGGCTCGGCCGCCCCGGCCGACCCCGACGTGGTGGTGCTGCCGCTGTTCACCGAACCCCTGCTGCTCGCGGTGTCGATCGGGGATCCGCTGACCAGGCACGAAGTGGTGCACCTGCGCGAAACGAAGGACCGGTCGTTCGTCGCCATGGCGCTCGGCGCGAGCAGCCGCGCGCACCTGGCCGATGCGTGCGCCCGTGCCGGGTTCGTGCCGCGCGTGACAGTGGAGGGC
Protein-coding regions in this window:
- a CDS encoding DUF2716 domain-containing protein, whose translation is MPEFAWVELDWELQRELWAEFATEFGFRRGPDPASWPAIKEPASSVCWALGPAPMQPVAQLVCDVLRACTEYWDSVFSHDSAHPSTQYRPHRVTDITDLDGWEYTHYPNGDYLIFVSKDLSFGVVGDHHEKSLCFFGETAVRAAIELNRGILGPLLRRDGQRVNSGSTTEQ
- a CDS encoding MFS transporter, whose amino-acid sequence is MTLEVVVVVEQQQATRVRPARVAFASFVGTAVEWYDFFLFGSAATLVFNAQFFPTLNPLAGTLAAFATFGVAFVARPLGGIVFGHFGDRIGRKRMLFLSLLLMGGGTVAIGLLPTYGQIGVAAPILLVLVRLLQGFAVGGEWGGAVLMAVEHAPPHRRAFYGSWPQAGVPAGLVLSASAFLAVQQLPKDQLLSWGWRLPFLASAVLILVGLYVRSRLEESPEFKRPDVPTFPLRDTLRRSLRAVLVGIFAQAGTNVPFYIASVFVLSYGPNSAGVSRGTVLTCLIVASLVDIAAVPLVAILADRIGRRKVLLGGAVYSAAVAFPFFWLLDSGAPAAVLLAMFLLATLGHATTYSAMAGFLAELFGAEHRYTGVSVAYQVGGLITSGPAPFIAAALFAGFGGSWVIALYIVVACAITFTALLLAPRRN
- a CDS encoding LysR substrate-binding domain-containing protein — encoded protein: MSDEVSFRDFEVFLAFARNEHFVRAAEELGVNATTVQRSVRALERKLGVDLVEQHGRRVRLRDAGRVLAREASSVLRRRADAIVTTRAASGDLRQVLRIAHTFSLGLGFVPEVLAGLLERHPDLRFRCHQSSATDAVTHLLRGDADVVLGSAAPADPDVVVLPLFTEPLLLAVSIGDPLTRHEVVHLRETKDRSFVAMALGASSRAHLADACARAGFVPRVTVEGSDPFVVESMVGAGLGVSVVPGRMADHHHPRVVRIPIADEGCHRTIFLAHHKKSTVTPIVRALTSVAVARGSG